The following are encoded in a window of uncultured Methanobrevibacter sp. genomic DNA:
- a CDS encoding ABC transporter permease yields MTLELLKKGTSENFLLRQLIKKNFTSKYKDSVLGILWSFLNPLIQMAILTAIFSTIFAKSIENFPVYFMAGRCTLDFFNAGTKSAMTSIKRNRSILQKIYVPRYIFALGNICSEFLNFLMSLIVMIAIMIATKSPFYFMSLFAIIPIATLFILITGVGLILAIVCTKFTDMEYLYKIFTSLLTYACAIFYPMSIVPQPVRGYMELNPIYGIIAQFREFIMFGRFPSQKIMITTFVFSIVIFIIGIILFRKYQDKLTLEL; encoded by the coding sequence ATGACATTAGAACTTTTGAAAAAAGGAACAAGCGAAAATTTTTTATTAAGACAATTAATTAAAAAGAATTTTACTTCCAAATATAAAGATTCAGTACTGGGAATTCTTTGGAGTTTTCTAAATCCTTTAATACAAATGGCTATTTTAACAGCAATATTTTCTACAATATTTGCTAAAAGTATTGAAAATTTCCCAGTTTACTTTATGGCAGGAAGATGTACTCTTGACTTTTTCAATGCAGGTACAAAATCCGCAATGACTTCAATAAAAAGGAATAGAAGCATTTTACAAAAAATTTATGTTCCTAGATACATATTTGCTTTAGGTAACATTTGCTCTGAATTTCTTAATTTCCTAATGTCATTGATAGTAATGATAGCAATTATGATCGCTACAAAATCCCCTTTTTATTTTATGTCCCTATTTGCAATAATCCCTATTGCAACTTTATTTATATTAATTACAGGGGTAGGGTTAATTTTAGCAATTGTATGTACCAAATTTACTGATATGGAATACTTATACAAGATTTTTACAAGTTTACTTACTTATGCCTGTGCAATATTTTACCCAATGAGCATCGTCCCACAACCAGTTAGAGGATATATGGAACTTAACCCTATTTATGGTATTATTGCACAATTTAGAGAATTTATAATGTTTGGAAGATTCCCTTCACAAAAAATAATGATTACTACTTTTGTTTTCTCTATAGTAATATTCATTATAGGAATCATCTTATTCAGAAAGTATCAAGATAAGCTTACTCTAGAACTCTAA
- a CDS encoding TIGR04165 family Cys-rich peptide: protein MKFEDLIAKCPKCGSTDKTAHRRFIDNHHAHAELKEFKCDNCGYVFETGNDVEKSEEETIKKDLIGELNKKL from the coding sequence ATGAAATTTGAAGATTTAATTGCAAAATGTCCTAAATGCGGTTCTACTGATAAGACTGCTCACAGGAGATTCATTGATAATCATCATGCACATGCTGAATTAAAGGAATTTAAATGTGACAATTGCGGATATGTTTTTGAAACTGGTAATGATGTGGAAAAATCAGAAGAGGAAACAATTAAAAAAGACCTCATAGGTGAATTAAATAAAAAATTGTAA
- a CDS encoding TIGR04083 family peptide-modifying radical SAM enzyme: MTFHVMIIPTLGCPSNCAYCWGSEENAELMDIDVINQIVKWLANFRDEPVHFTFHGGEPLLAGYEFYEKALPLLNDATTHETEGFSLQSNLWLLDEDMAKLFSKYNIAISTSIDGPKEINDYQRGEGYFDKTMKSVKLATDNGIQINFVCTFTSYSKDFSDEIYDFFKQNGLNLKIHAALPSLRGDNADPWALPQEEHGKLLIDWLDKYLYDLDKFVIMDLDHIAKSSLRRVGTLCTFNDCMGTTLAVGHDGSIYPCYRFVGMDEYVMGNVYDEPSMEDLEKSEAWEKLMEFKNFVDEDCADCKFIKFCRGGCPYNGIVATQSPRAVDPQCEAYKMIFGEVSKKANEDFKKHAMVAFGGAPRVRKEGDPFSIMDLMTKM, from the coding sequence ATGACTTTTCATGTAATGATCATACCAACTTTAGGATGCCCATCTAACTGTGCCTATTGTTGGGGTTCTGAAGAAAATGCAGAATTAATGGATATTGATGTTATAAATCAAATTGTCAAATGGCTAGCTAATTTCAGGGATGAACCTGTACATTTTACTTTCCATGGTGGAGAGCCATTGCTTGCAGGTTATGAATTCTATGAAAAGGCACTTCCATTGCTTAATGATGCAACCACTCATGAAACTGAAGGTTTTTCCCTACAAAGTAATTTATGGCTTTTAGATGAAGATATGGCTAAATTATTCTCAAAATATAATATAGCTATCAGTACAAGTATTGATGGTCCTAAAGAGATTAATGATTATCAAAGAGGTGAAGGATACTTTGATAAAACTATGAAATCAGTTAAATTAGCTACTGATAATGGCATACAAATCAACTTTGTTTGCACTTTCACTTCATATTCCAAGGATTTCTCCGATGAGATTTATGATTTCTTTAAGCAAAATGGATTGAACTTAAAAATTCATGCTGCTTTGCCGTCCTTGCGTGGGGATAATGCAGATCCATGGGCACTTCCTCAAGAGGAACATGGAAAACTGTTAATCGATTGGTTAGATAAGTACTTGTACGACTTGGATAAGTTTGTTATAATGGACTTGGATCATATTGCAAAAAGCAGTCTTAGAAGAGTGGGAACTTTATGTACTTTTAATGATTGTATGGGTACTACTCTTGCTGTAGGTCATGACGGTTCAATTTACCCTTGCTATCGTTTTGTTGGAATGGATGAATACGTAATGGGAAATGTATACGATGAGCCTTCCATGGAAGACTTGGAGAAATCTGAGGCATGGGAAAAACTAATGGAATTCAAGAATTTTGTTGATGAGGACTGTGCAGATTGCAAGTTCATTAAATTCTGCAGAGGAGGATGCCCATATAATGGAATAGTGGCAACCCAATCTCCAAGAGCTGTAGATCCACAATGTGAAGCTTATAAGATGATTTTTGGTGAAGTTTCTAAAAAAGCTAATGAAGACTTTAAGAAACATGCTATGGTCGCATTTGGTGGAGCTCCAAGAGTTAGAAAAGAAGGAGACCCATTTTCAATCATGGATTTAATGACTAAAATGTAA